From a region of the uncultured Draconibacterium sp. genome:
- a CDS encoding redoxin family protein codes for MKKLLSILSITLFAMSAFAQLNTIPEKEIPADYGYIVKIGQQMPNIEMKLTDGTKLSTADLKGKVTMLQFTASWCSVCRKEMPHIEKDIWQKHKNNNDFVLIGVDMDEPLDKVKDFKETMKTTYPLALDPGAEIFYTFAAKGAGVTRNVIIDKTGKIVYMTRLFKEEEFNEMVEVIDLLLNE; via the coding sequence ATGAAAAAACTACTATCCATCCTCAGCATAACATTATTCGCAATGTCAGCATTTGCTCAGCTAAACACAATTCCTGAAAAAGAAATTCCGGCCGACTACGGTTACATCGTAAAAATTGGCCAGCAAATGCCCAATATTGAAATGAAACTTACTGATGGTACGAAACTTTCAACAGCCGACCTAAAAGGAAAAGTTACTATGCTACAATTTACTGCCAGCTGGTGTTCGGTATGCCGAAAAGAAATGCCACACATTGAAAAAGATATCTGGCAAAAACACAAGAATAACAACGATTTTGTATTGATTGGCGTTGACATGGACGAGCCGCTTGATAAGGTGAAAGATTTTAAGGAAACAATGAAAACCACCTATCCGCTGGCACTTGATCCGGGGGCTGAGATCTTTTACACCTTTGCAGCTAAAGGAGCCGGAGTAACCCGAAACGTGATTATCGACAAAACAGGAAAGATTGTTTATATGACCCGCCTTTTTAAGGAAGAAGAATTTAACGAGATGGTGGAAGTAATCGATCTTTTATTGAATGAATAA
- the hisH gene encoding imidazole glycerol phosphate synthase subunit HisH, whose amino-acid sequence MNIVIIKYNAGNIESVNNALNRLGVNAEITADHDKIRKADKVIFPGVGEASTTMAYLRENKLDELIVSLKQPVLGICLGLQLMCSHSEENDTQCLGIFDEKVKRFIPKPGEEYITKVPHMGWNAIKNLKSDLFTSDLENEYVYFVHSYYAEKSEHTIATCDYILPFSAALHRDNFYATQFHPEKSGSIGAKILENFLKL is encoded by the coding sequence ATGAACATTGTAATAATAAAATACAACGCAGGAAACATCGAATCGGTAAACAATGCACTTAACCGACTGGGTGTAAATGCGGAAATAACGGCCGATCACGACAAAATCAGGAAGGCCGATAAGGTAATTTTTCCGGGCGTTGGCGAGGCCAGCACAACAATGGCGTATCTGCGCGAGAACAAGCTCGACGAACTGATCGTTTCGCTAAAGCAACCAGTTTTGGGTATTTGCCTGGGACTTCAGTTGATGTGCTCGCATTCGGAAGAAAACGATACCCAGTGCCTTGGTATTTTCGATGAGAAGGTAAAACGTTTTATTCCAAAACCCGGCGAAGAATACATTACCAAAGTTCCGCACATGGGCTGGAATGCCATAAAAAATCTGAAAAGCGACCTTTTTACGAGTGATCTGGAAAATGAGTATGTGTATTTTGTGCACTCGTATTACGCCGAAAAAAGTGAACATACCATTGCCACATGCGACTATATTCTTCCGTTTAGTGCTGCTTTGCACCGCGATAATTTTTATGCTACTCAATTTCACCCGGAAAAAAGCGGAAGTATTGGCGCAAAAATATTGGAGAACTTTCTTAAACTCTAA
- the purU gene encoding formyltetrahydrofolate deformylase, whose product MKTIKVLNEKKDTAILLIHCPDRQGILATVTEFLNKNKGNIIYLDQHVDRQEKIFYMRVEWELENFAIPADKIGEYFDTLIGSPLQMNWKVYFSNAVPRMALFVSKMPHCLFDILARYTAGEWDVEIPMIISNHETLRPVAERFDIDFHYFPINKENKAEQEAAELKLLKENNIDFVVLARYMQILSEDFVKNYPNKVINIHHSFLPAFAGAKPYHAAHERGVKIIGATSHYVTSELDAGPIIEQEITRCSHVDTVQKLIRKGRDLEKIVLSQAVYKHLQRKVLVYKNRTVVFN is encoded by the coding sequence ATGAAGACAATAAAAGTATTAAACGAAAAAAAGGACACTGCGATCTTGCTGATACACTGTCCGGATAGACAAGGAATTCTTGCAACTGTAACAGAATTCCTGAATAAGAATAAAGGTAATATCATCTACCTCGATCAGCATGTCGATCGTCAGGAGAAGATCTTTTACATGAGGGTTGAATGGGAACTGGAAAATTTTGCCATTCCGGCCGATAAGATCGGCGAGTATTTTGATACGCTGATCGGAAGTCCGCTCCAAATGAACTGGAAAGTATATTTTTCCAATGCAGTACCGCGGATGGCACTTTTTGTATCGAAAATGCCACATTGTTTGTTCGATATTCTGGCGCGTTACACTGCCGGCGAATGGGACGTGGAAATACCGATGATTATTAGTAACCACGAAACGCTGCGTCCGGTTGCCGAACGTTTCGACATTGATTTTCACTACTTCCCAATAAATAAGGAAAACAAGGCCGAGCAGGAAGCAGCTGAACTAAAACTGTTAAAGGAAAACAACATCGATTTTGTTGTGTTGGCACGCTACATGCAAATTCTTTCGGAAGATTTTGTAAAAAATTATCCGAATAAAGTGATCAATATTCACCATTCATTCTTACCGGCATTTGCAGGTGCGAAACCTTATCATGCAGCGCATGAGCGTGGCGTAAAAATTATTGGTGCAACAAGTCATTACGTTACTTCAGAGCTGGATGCTGGACCAATAATTGAACAGGAAATTACACGTTGCAGCCACGTTGACACCGTACAAAAATTGATTCGAAAAGGTCGCGATTTGGAAAAAATTGTTCTTTCGCAAGCCGTATACAAACACCTTCAGCGTAAAGTTTTGGTATATAAAAACCGTACGGTTGTGTTTAATTAA
- a CDS encoding four helix bundle protein, translating to MKSYRDLEIYQSAYQLAIKVHKMTLTLPTYEMYEQGSQVRRSSKSIKDNIVEGYGRNRYKQDFIRFLVYAQASCDEANSQLTMINELHFESKGLIDLLSDYELLGRKLNKFIDYVERHWNEKN from the coding sequence ATGAAGAGTTATAGAGATTTAGAAATTTATCAATCGGCCTACCAGTTAGCTATAAAAGTGCACAAAATGACTTTAACTTTACCGACATACGAAATGTATGAACAAGGTAGTCAGGTTCGACGCTCATCAAAAAGTATTAAGGACAATATTGTTGAAGGGTATGGTAGAAACAGATATAAACAAGACTTCATCCGGTTTCTGGTTTATGCACAGGCATCCTGTGACGAAGCCAACTCGCAACTAACAATGATTAATGAACTTCATTTTGAATCAAAAGGGTTAATAGATCTGCTCTCTGACTATGAACTTTTAGGCAGGAAACTCAATAAATTTATTGATTATGTAGAAAGACACTGGAATGAAAAAAATTAA
- a CDS encoding Crp/Fnr family transcriptional regulator, whose amino-acid sequence MAHINTENCNNRSKFNEGGCKSCIQEHKNNIFSPLTQEEIDFLIDKKRQIVYNVGETITKQNTASTSVICINEGLAKFYVESANGKNVIVRIAKAGDFISGGGLFNGNFQHFSVSAITKVKCCMIDSANLTSIFGKNNEFAVKLLRSHTKQNNYLLKKLVDHTQKYMPGRVADTLLYLKNEIFNLNEFSVPLTRQELAEMSNMTKESFVRILHQFKDSKYIDTKGNTISILDESSLVSISENG is encoded by the coding sequence ATGGCGCATATTAATACCGAAAATTGTAACAATAGAAGTAAGTTTAATGAAGGAGGTTGCAAATCGTGTATACAGGAGCATAAAAACAACATATTTTCTCCCCTCACTCAAGAAGAAATTGACTTTCTGATTGACAAAAAACGACAAATTGTATACAATGTTGGTGAGACTATCACCAAACAAAATACAGCTTCAACTTCGGTGATTTGTATTAACGAAGGATTAGCAAAATTTTACGTTGAAAGCGCAAACGGCAAAAACGTAATTGTTCGCATTGCCAAAGCGGGCGACTTTATCAGCGGAGGCGGTCTTTTTAACGGAAACTTTCAACATTTTAGCGTCTCGGCAATCACTAAAGTTAAGTGTTGTATGATCGATTCGGCTAACTTAACCAGCATTTTTGGCAAAAACAACGAATTTGCCGTTAAGCTATTACGTAGCCACACCAAACAAAACAATTATCTACTCAAAAAACTGGTTGACCATACACAGAAATATATGCCCGGAAGAGTAGCCGACACTTTACTGTATTTGAAGAACGAAATTTTCAATTTAAATGAGTTTTCTGTGCCGCTTACCAGGCAGGAATTAGCAGAAATGTCAAACATGACAAAAGAAAGCTTTGTAAGAATACTTCACCAATTTAAAGATTCAAAATACATTGACACCAAGGGAAACACAATTAGCATACTAGACGAAAGTTCATTAGTTTCCATTAGCGAAAACGGATAA
- the argB gene encoding acetylglutamate kinase produces MDRLTIIKVGGKVVEESESLDALLDQFRKISGNKLLVHGGGRTATEIAKRLGIETKMVDGRRVTDADMLEVVTMVYGGLVNKKIVAGLQARDINAVGLTGADLGLIKAHKRPVQEVDYGFVGDVDDVNARELRMLIDENVIPVVAPLTHDAKGQLLNTNADTIASELAIELSNYFKVYLFYCFEKRGVLTDPNDEASVIYDLDYKLFDQYKNEGIISEGMIPKLDNGFRAKAKGVQEILITNPENIATGRGTRLI; encoded by the coding sequence ATGGATAGGCTAACAATCATAAAAGTAGGAGGAAAAGTAGTTGAAGAATCTGAATCATTAGACGCGCTGCTCGATCAGTTTCGTAAAATTTCAGGTAATAAATTACTGGTTCACGGCGGAGGTCGCACGGCTACCGAAATTGCAAAACGATTGGGAATTGAGACCAAAATGGTTGATGGCCGCCGGGTTACTGATGCCGACATGCTTGAAGTAGTTACCATGGTTTATGGCGGTTTGGTAAATAAAAAAATTGTTGCGGGATTACAGGCACGCGACATCAATGCCGTTGGACTTACGGGTGCCGATTTAGGCCTAATAAAAGCCCACAAACGCCCCGTGCAGGAAGTTGATTACGGTTTTGTTGGTGATGTTGACGATGTTAATGCCCGCGAACTGCGCATGCTGATTGATGAAAATGTAATTCCAGTGGTAGCGCCACTAACCCACGATGCTAAAGGTCAGTTATTAAATACAAACGCCGATACAATTGCCTCTGAATTAGCGATTGAGTTATCGAATTACTTTAAAGTTTATCTTTTTTATTGTTTCGAGAAACGTGGCGTTTTAACCGATCCAAACGATGAAGCGTCAGTAATTTACGATCTCGACTACAAATTATTTGATCAATATAAAAACGAAGGTATTATCAGCGAAGGAATGATTCCAAAGCTGGATAACGGTTTCCGGGCAAAAGCAAAAGGCGTGCAGGAGATTCTGATCACCAACCCCGAAAATATTGCAACAGGTCGCGGTACGCGGCTTATCTAA